Part of the Chloroflexota bacterium genome is shown below.
ACTAAAATCCGTTTGGGCGTAAATGCTTGCTCGCTCATGGATGACCTTTCATCACACACTGCTCATGGCAGTCCAAATTAGTTCCAAGCTTAATCATACGCCTTAAATGAGCTAGCAAGCGTGCGACTTTGGGCTTATTCTGGCAAGTTGCTCCATTCGCTATAGACTTGATGGCGATCAAGCTCATAGTGTTTGGCCAGATGTTTGGCAGCTTTGGTTCCCGTCCAGCCTTCAGCCCGCAAGCGTTGCAACTCACTCCGAATCAAATCCCAATCGACTGCGACTGGAGCCTCATCGGTTGTAACTGCAACCCCCAATTCATTGGTTGCAGTGCTGATTGGTTTGCGTTTGGCAGGCCGCGTGGCTCCGCCGATCATCAGCACAAACTCGCCGCGTGGCTCAGTGGCATTGAAATGGGCCAGTAATTCGCTGAGCGTGCCACGGACAAATTGCTCGTGAAGTTTGGTTAATTCACGCGCTACGGCGGCAGGACGATCGCCTAAAACGCTAAGAGCATCAGCCAAACTTTCGCAAATCCGATGCGGCGCTTCATACAACACCAAGGTTGCCGGAATATCAACAACCTCGCTGAACAACGCACAACGCTCTTTGGAACGGCGCGGCGGAAAGCCCAAATAATAAAAGCGATCGGTTGGCAGGCCCGAAGCACTCAAGCCAGTAATTACCGCGCTTGGCCCAGGAATTGGCACAACTGCAAATCCAGCCTCGATTACTGCGCCAACCAGCTCGTAGCCAGGGTCGGAGATCGCTGGCGTGCCAGCATCGCTAACTAACGCCACAGCATCGCCGTTGGCCAAAGCCAGCAAAATTGTATCCAAACGGGCTAGTTTGTTATGCTCGTGGTAGGCGATCAATCGCGTTTCAATCTGATAGCGCTGCAATAATTTGCGGGTGTGGCGAGTGTCTTCAGCGGCAATTAAGCCAACCTCTTGCAAAATTCGCAAGCCACGTGGGCTAATATCTTCAAGGTTACCAATTGGTGTGGCAACCACATACAGTACAGCCATAACCTTCCTTCGTCGCTAGTTTCCTTGCTCAATCTGATCCAACAGGCTATTCCACAATTGCATGCGTTCGATGCTACCGCCGATATCGGGGTGATGCAAACGCGCCATGGCCTTGCGAATCACTCGCGCTTCATCGGGGCTAAGTTTGGGCAATTGTTTCGTTTCAACGCGAATTTGTTCGCTATCGTAGCGCCCAGTGTACCAACGTAAACGTTCGCACTCAACGGTTAATTCATTATTCTCACGAATCATATCGAGCATATTTTTAACAGTTTTATTATAGGCGCTCGACGTTTCGTTAAGTTGTTGCTGAACCTTCTCAAGCCGACGGCGCAACTCGCGATTAGCCAACTTGGCTTCATGCAATTCACGCTCCATACGCTGACGATCACGTTCGACTTGATATGCTTCTTCTGACTGCCGCAGGTCGGTCATAGCATACACTCCTCTTTGATGGCTTGAACGGCTATCGTAGGCCAGCCAGGTAGGTTTGTCTACTGATCGAATTGCCGATTGACTCGGGGTTGTCGCGCATGGTATCATGAAATCAGATAAGCCCCCCAACATTCCCACATCACCCTAAAATAAACAAGCGGAGCCAACGCCCCGCTGTTTTGTGCTAATCTCGCTCATATTACGATGGCGATTTATCGTTGAGTAAACTCTTAAATGCCCCCGCTACCACTGCCAGCAGAAAGCCTAAAACTGCTGCCACATAGCGTTGTTTTTCCAATGATTTAAAGCGTTCAGTGACAATAATTTGTGGTTTACTAGTGGCCAGTTTTGGTCGAGGCGTGCGCTGATCACGCGGCGAATCGGGATTGCTCAGGCCTTGTTCAGCGCGGGCAGCGGCAGTCACGGCTACAGCATCATCATCAGGCTGCACATGCGAACCATACATATTGGCATAGACTTGGGTCAGTTCGGCTCCAAAAAAGAGAATTTGGCTCGAATAATAAACCCATAACAGTACAATAATCAATGAGCCAGCCGCGCCAAACGTCGAGGCGGTGCTGCTGGTGCTCAGATATTGGCCAATCGCAAATTTACCGATGGTGAAGAGCAATGCTGTGAGTGCTGCGCCAATCCAAACATCGCGCCAAGCCATCTTAACATCAGGCAAAAATTTGAATAACAGGCCAAACACAACTGTGATAATGCCGAATGAAACGATTAAATTGATGATCTGAAAGACAATACCAATCTCTGCGCCAAACAGCCAATTTTTGCCCGCCTCAAGCAACGTGCTGATAATCAGCGAAACTAAGAGCAAAAAGCCCACGCCCAGCACCATCGTAAACGAGAAAAAACGCTCCTGCACGATGCCCCAAATCCCACGACCAGGCTTTGGCTGCACCCCCCAAATCGTGTTCATGGCATCTTTAAGCTGGCCAAAAACGCCGGAAGCACCAAAGAGCAAGGTTGCCAAACCAACTAATGTGCCAATAATGCCTGAGCGCTGGTTACTTGATTGCTGAATAATTTCGTTGATCGCTTGGGCTGCATCATCATTAATTAACGTAGCTAACTGGCGCGTAACCTCACCACGCGCTGCCTCTTGATCAAACACCAAGCCCGCAATGCTAATTGCAATAATCAACAGTGGCGCAAGCGAAAATACCGTGTAGTAGGCCAAGGCTGCTCCAAGCCGTGGTACTTTGTCATCGCCCCACTCTTTAAATGTTTGTTTAAATAAATTAATAATACTTGGCTGCATAGCTGCCCCCTGCTGATGGATTGGTTAATTCGTGCTAAACCAAGCAATTGCAACTCGTATACCACCAATAGGAGCGAGGGGTCAGAATTGGAGCCACGTGTCAATCGCCGTAGCGTCTGCGATAGGCCCGATCGTCAATACCACCATAGGTCACAGCCTCGGCGACCGCAGGTTCGAAGGCGCGAATCAGGCACAAGAGCGTGTCAGAGCTGGTGGCAATGCCTAGGTGATTGAGCGTCCGCACGCCAGCTTCACCACCGAGTGCTAAGGCGACCCGTTGTTGCGTCCGCGCCAGGCGGGTGGTTCGGTGAACGGTTGATGCAGGGCCTCGCCCAAGTGTTGGGCGCCCGTTGTTGCGTCCGCGCCAGACGGGTGGTTCGGTGGACATGGGGTAGTGCCAGTGTCGGCAGCGGTTCAACAAAGGTTTGGCGCAGACACCGCCGATTCGGACAGCGAAACCGCTGGAGATGGAGCTCCAACTGGACAGGCATTGTCATCCAAGGAAGATCGATTACCCGCCGACAATACCGGCCGTGCCGCCGTGAGGCCGTGGTTGCGCGGGTCAGGCAAACGACGGCGGTCTGGGTGGAATGCGCGACGAGCTATACGTGACAGTGCTGGATGGTGGGGGTTTCAAGCCGAAAACAGGGCAATTTAACAAGGGTTTAAAGGCACATGGGTATCCTGGAGTGGAGATTAGCATCCTTATCACTTTAGCACAGGTGAGCATCACAGATATTGCGGGAGACCCAGTATAGGGCGGAAAGTGACACGAACTGGTGTTAAAGGTGATTCGGGGCGGCAGACGCGCCGCACGCACGGTCCCGCCGCCATTTCATGCGGCCCAGGTGAAGGCTGGCATTCCGTATCAGGCAAAGGATACAATGGCGACCAACCCGCACGCCCTGCTGGCGTAAGCTCGCCTAACTCCGACGGCTGCTATAGCGGAAGCCGCTTGTTGCTGTTGCGCCCGCGTCAGCGAGCCAGTCACCGCCGGACAGTTCCGGCGCGGAATCGGTGATCGCGTGCATGCGGGCCTGAGTCTGGCCGAACTCAAAGCCCCTGCGCCATCCCGCGAGGGCCTGGCGCAGGCAGGCCTGGCTGAGCGAGTTGCTCGCCAGTCAGTTCAGGAGCATGACCGACCGCCGCCGACTGACCGACTGACCCCGCACCGGCGGCACCGACAGGCCAGTTTCCCCTGCCAGCCGCAAAGCAGCGCATTCCCGTTGGCACCGCTCGTCTTCATCCTGGTGAAACCCCGCAAGGCCCGCCAGCTCTGGCTGGTGCCGATTCCAGACGGCCGTGTCCGAGCCGCCCGATATACGTTACGTGTAGGACGGTCCTGGGCGTGTCAATACCCAGGGCCGCTAGAATCGTCAGCGGGTTAAGCGCCGCGTCGCCGTCCAGGCTGGCCGCACTGGCAAGATCAGGCGGGGACATCCGCCGCCTCGGCGTAGGCGGGCGTGATCGCTGGCAGGTGCAGGCTGCGCCCCACGGCAGAGGCCACCGCATCCGCCCGCAGCATAATGTCGGCGAATTCGGCGAAATCCACGGTCTGCTGGGCGTCCGAAACCGAGCGCTCGGGGTGCGGGTGAACCTCCAGGATCAGCCCGTCGGCCCCGGCGGCGAGGCTGGCCATGGCAAGCGGGCCGACCAGGCTGCTGCGCCCCACGCCATGACTGGGGTCGGCGATGACCGGGAGATGGCTCAGTTCCTTGACGAAGGCCAGGGCGCCGAGGTCGAGCGTGTTGCGCAGGCTGGGTTCGAAGGTGCGGATGCCCCGCTCGCACAGGACGACATTGGGATTGCCGCAGTTCAAGATATATTCTGCCGCCAGCAGCCACTCCTGGATCGTCCCCGACAGGCCGCGTTTCAGCAACACCGGCTTCTGGATGCGGCCTACGGCCTCCAACAGATGGAAATTCTGCATATTCCGCGCGCCGATCTGAAGCATATCGGCGTACTCGGCGACCAATCCCACATCGGCCGGTGTCATCACTTCGGTGACCACCGGCAGGTCGGTTGCTGCGCGGGCTTTGGCCAGTAGTTGCAGCCCTTCCTCGCCCAGGCCGCGGAACGCATACGGCGATGTGCGTGGCTTGTAGGCGCCGCCGCGCAGCATATGCGCCCCTGCAGCGCGCACCGCCTGCGCCGTCGCCAGAATTTGCTCCTCGTTTTCCACGCTGCAAGGGCCGGCAATAACGACAATCTCCTCCGCGCCGATGCGAACGCCGCCAACATCTACCGTCGTGCGTTGCCGTTCGGGCGTCCGCGCGGCGAGCTTACAATCCAGAGTGATCAATGATGCGCTCCTTCGATTGACTAGCCAGACATCCGGTCGGGACAAGGCGCCGCGAACGACGACTCGTCCCGGAACCAGCACCTAGATGAAATGTAAGCCAAGCTTCTTGGAACGCCGCTCGGCCCTGACCAGCAGAATTCGCGAGATCACCATGAAAACCACGGCGTACGCGCCCAGGATGCACCACTCAATCCACGGAGGCAGGATCGTCTGCCACTTGTTTTGCAGGCTGTAGTAGCGGATCAGGTCATAGCCCCAGGTGTAAGGCAGCGCGTAGGCCAGATACTGGAGCGGCAGCGGATAGGCGGAAAGCGGGAAGTAGGTTCCCGACACGAATTCAAACAGGATGGCCAGGATTTGCACAAACGCGCCGACCTGGCGCCAGATCAGCGCGAGCATGGCGATCATGATGCCGATCGAGATCAGCACGCCCATCACCGCTAGGCAGACGAGCAACACCATAAGCATGTTGAAGGCGGTCGCCTCGGCGATGAAAAACAGGACGATGTACAGTGGCAGAAACACAATCTGGTTCACGATCGCGCTGGACAGCACGTTGCCCAGGAAATAGGCATAGCGCGACGACGGATTGCTGTACAGGTACTCCAGGGTGCCGTTGTGCAAGTCGTTGCTGACGGCGTTCATGGGCGCCGTGAAAGAGGTATTGCTGTAGACGAACAGCAGCAACCCGCCGAACATAAAAACGATCAGGCTGCGGCCGGTTAGCACCGAGCCGGCGACAGTGTAGGTCGTGATGCTGGCGAGCAAATAGAAGAAGCCGATGCGAATTGTCAGTTCGAAAAGCCGGCCCACGAGGTTGGGCAGATAGCGAAACTGGATGAGCAGATCCTTGACCGTGGTGGCGGCGAAGACCTTCCACGACGATATTGGTTTCGATTTGCTGGATTTCACATAGTGAGTATCACGCGTGACTTGAGTTTCCGAGATCATACTTCCCCCTGTTTAAGCTTCAAACCCATCGGACAGCAAGCCCATCCGATACACAAAGGCGTCTTCGAGCGAGACGTTGCGGTAGCGGAACTGGCTCTGGATCTGTTCTTCGCGCAAGATATGGATGATCCCTTCCATGGCATCGACCATATTGTTGATGCCAAACGACACCCATTCGCTATCCTGATCGTCGCTGTTGAGGACTGGCGGCAGACGGAGGATTTTGTCGACGACACCCGTCGGGATCGAGTGTTTTTGCAATTCGATGAAGCCGTCGACGCCGACCCCCTGCTTGAGCTCCTGCGCTGTGCCGACCGACGCGATCACGCCGTCGTGGATGAGCGCGACCCGGCTCGATAGCTCGTCGACTTCGGACAAAATGTGCGAAGTCAGCAGCAAGGTTTTGTGCTCTTCCTTGACATACTTCTTGAGAAAGCTGCGGATATTCTTGGCGATCAGCGGGTCGAGGCCTTTGGTCGGCTCATCGAGGTAAATCACGGCCGGATCGTGTAGGAGCGCCCGCATAATCACCACGGTTTGTTTTTGGCCGCCAGACAGGTAGCCGAAGTACTTTTTCAGGTTGGACTTGAAATCGAAGTATTCGACCAGTTTCTCGATCTGGGCGTTGACCTGTCGCTTGTCAAGCCCGCGCAGAGCACCGAAGAATTGCAGGTTCTCGACTACGGTCAGGCGCGAGTAGGCCGAGCGCTCGGTATCTTGGCCGACGTAGCCGAAGACATGGCGGATTTCGTTTTCGTCGTCGTCCAAGTCGTGGCCAAGGATATGCACCTTGCCCGAGTCCTTGGTCAGCAAGGTGGCGAGGATTTTGATCAGGGTGGTTTTACCCGAGCCGTTCGGGCCGAGCAGTGCCAAGATCTCATCCTGGTAGAGATCCAGCGACAGCCCTTTCAAAACGGCGCTGTCTTTGCCATACGATTTACGCAAGTCTTTGACCGATATGGAGATCGTCATCATTCTTCCTTCCAGGTGTTATGTCAAAACGGGGCCGGCATGCGCTAGCCATGGACTGTCTGAAGCTCGCCGTTGATTAGCGAAACAATCGCCTGCTGGGCGCTGCTAACAAAGAAATGGTCGCCGGGGAACATCTTGAGCGCGAAGCGCCCGCCCGCCTGGGCCGACCATTCCTTCAGCTCGGCCTCGCTGACCTTGGGGTCCTCGGTGCCGCCAAACACCGTCAGTGGCACATCAAGCGGCGGCTCTGGCCGGTAGGCGTAGGTTTCATTGAGGGCGAAATCAGCTCGCAGGATCGGCATGAGCATCTCCAGCAGTTCCTCGTTCTCGAACACCATCGTCGGGGTGCCGTTGAGCTGGCGCAGTTTGGCCAGGAACTGGGCTTCTGGCAACTGGTAGATCGGCGGCTCCGGATCGATCGCCTGCGGAGCAATGCGGGCCGACACAAACACATGGGCCAGCCGAGCCTCGGGATGGTTGCGCAGGGCGCGCGCCAGTTCGAAGGCCAGGATGGCACCCAGACTATGGCCGAACAAAGCGAAGGGTTTATCAAAATACGCCGGCAGCATCTGTTTCAAGGTATCGACGATCGGATCAACGCGGGTCAGCGGGGCCTCGCGAAGCCGGTTCTCGCGGCCGGGCAGCTGGACGGCGCACAGCTCGATGCTTGGCGCCAGGTGTTGCATCCATGGGCGGAAGGTCGACGCTCCGCCGCCGGCGTAGGAGAAGCAAAACAGGCGTATTTTGGCCTGAGGATTGGGTCGGGGAAAGGTCAGCCATTTGGTGGTGGTTTGGTCGATAGTTGTCATAGGGTGCTTTTGATTCCTTCGCGAGGATTCCTCGCTATACAAGAGAGACTCCGTAGTGTGCCAAGATAGTCCGGCTCCCACGCCGCCCTTGGGCGCGGGAGCCGAACGGCGGTGCGTACCCGCCTAGCGTGTGTCATAACGGCCGATCACCGCGCGAATCTGCTCCGCGATCCCGTCGATTACGGGAGCCTGAAGCAGCGAATAATGGGTGCCGGGAACGACGTGGCAGACCAGATCAGGCGCCAGCCGCCGCCACTCATCGGCATGGTCGGCTAGGCCGTCGCGGCCGCGATCATCGGCCTGGAAAAGCAACGCCGGCTGCTGGTAGACGCGGCCGTCGTAGGCGTCGTTAGCCTCCATGTTGGATGTGAAGACTGTGAACAGCCGGGTGATCCGCTCCAGATCGGCGTCTGGCGGCAGGGCGCCCAGGCTTTGCAGATAGCCCAGTAGGTGTTCGAGCTGCGCATCCGGCGCCAGCTCACCCAAAACCCTGTGCAGGCTGGCGGCGGCGTCCCGGCTGATCAGACCGGTATCTTCGGCGAACAGCAGCAGCCACAGCGCCGGGTCATAGCCCATACGAGACCGATCGGCGGCGGGGGGCTGGCTGTCGATCAGGGTCAGCAGCGCCACATCCTGCCCCTGCTGGGTCAGTTGTTGGGCCATCTCCAGCGCGACGACGCCTCCGAAAGACCAGCCGCCCAGCAGGTAAGGGCCGTCCGGCTGAACGGAGCGGATTTCCTCAATATAGTGGGCGGACATCACCTCGATCTGCCGCTGAGGTGCCCGCCCCGCGTGCAACCCTATCGCCTCCAGGCCATAAACTGGCTGGTCGCCGCCAAGCGCGCGCGCCAGCTGGAGGTAGCAGACCACGTTGCCCCCGATCGGGTGCACTAGGAACAACGGCCGCTGCGAGCCGCCCGGCTGGATGGGGATCAGGGTCGAGCCGGAGCCAGCCTTCTGCTGCCGCAGGATGACGGCAAGCTGCTCGATGGTGCCGCCCTGAAACAACGCGGAAAGCGGCAGGGACTGGTTAAATGCCTTCTCGATACGATCCATTAGGCGCACCGCCGCCAACGAATGACCACCGAGGTCAAAGAAATTTTGATTGACGCCGATCGGCCTGACCTCCAGGATCGACTCCCAGACCTGGGTGAGGCGCAACTCCAGGGCATCGCGCGCCAGCAGCACCGCCTCGCTAGCCAGAGTCCGCGCAGGGGCCGGCAGAGCTCCCCGGTCGACTTTCCCATTCGATGTCAGCGGCAGTTCGTCGATCAGCATGATATGGCTCGGCACCATATAGGCGGGCAACAGCTCCTGAAGGGACTGCTTCAGGGTTGGGATCTGCGGCTGGTTGTTCGGCGCTGCCGCAACCACATAGGCGGCTAGCTGAATATCGCCGGATTCTTGGCGCCGCGCCGCCGCCACCGCCTCGCGCACGCCGGCTTGCCGGAGCAGCGCCGCCTCAATCTCCTCCAGCTCGATGCGGAAACCGCGCACCTTGACCTGATGGTCCACGCGGCCCAGGCACTCCAGCGTTCCGTCGGCCAGGATGCGGCCGAGATCGCCGGTTTTATACAGCCGGGCGCCGGGTTGGCCGCCAAACGGATCGGGGACGAAGCGCTCGGCCGTCAGGTCGGGGCGCCTGTGATATCCGCGCCCTACGCCGGCCCCGCCGATGTAGAGTTCGCCCACGACGCCGATTGGCACAAGTTGCAGCCTCGGATCAAGCACGTACATCTGAGTATTCGCGATCGGCCGCCCGATCGGGAGCACGCCGACAGCCGGCGTATCGGGCGTCACAGTGTAGACGCAGCAGCCGACCACGGTTTCGGTAGGTCCGTACTCATTGATCAGCGCTGTCTGCGGCGCATGGTCGCGCCAGAAGGCCACCATATCCGCACGAAGATTTTCGCCGCCAATTACAAAGGCGCGGGTGCGGCCGGCTGCCTGGTGCGCCGGCATCTGGTGGTTGAGAATCTCCAGATGGGCCGGAGTGATCTTGACCAAGCTATAGGTCTCGGCGACGCTCAGGTTCGCCCCCAGGCCCTCCGCGCCGGCGTCTTCAGGAAGCAGATGCACCGCCCGCCCGGCCAGCAGCGGGCCGAATAAGCCGGTGATGGTCAGATCGAAGGAAACTGAGGAATACACCGGCGCGCCGTCGCCTGCGGCCATGGCGTAGGCATCGACGGCCCAGGTCAGGTAGTTCGCCAAGCCGCTGTGCTGGATCATTGTCCCCTTGGGGCGGCCGGTCGAGCCGGAAGTGTAAATCATGTAGGCCAGATGGGCGGGCGTGACCGCGCTCGTCGGCGGGCAGTCCTGGTTGCCGGCCACGAGCGACCAGTCGGTATCCAGGCAGAGCGTCGGGATGCTGTCGGCTGGCAATCCGCTAAGCAGCCGCTTCTGGGTCACTAGCGCCGCCACGCGGGCATCTTCGAGCATAAACGCGAGCCGCTCCGCCGGATAGGACGGATCGAGCGGCACATACGCGCCGCCGGCGATCACGATGCCGAGTAGTCCGACCATCAAATCCAGCGAGCGCTCGACGCAGATACCAACCAGCACATCAGGCCCGACGCCGCGTTCCTGAAGGGCGTGGGCTAGCTGGTTTGCGCGGGCTATCAACTCGCGGTAGGTCAAGGTTTGATCGCCGTAGCGTGCGGCGACGGCCGCGGGCGTTCGCTGGGCCTGGGCGGCGATCAACTCATGGACCATTGTCGGCGTGTGTGCCGGCGTTCTGGTAGCGTTCCACGTCTCGACCAGCAGCGTCCGCTCCTCGCCAGCGATAAAGGGAATACTCAGCACCGGGCGCGTCGGCTCGGCCGCCAGCGCCGCCAGCAAGGCCTGGAAATGGCCCACCATCCGCTCGATGGTAGCGGGAGCAAACAGATCGGTGCAGTATTCGAAGCTTCCTTCCAACCCCGCCGCGGTTTCCTGCAGCGCCAAGCTCAGATCAAACTTGCTCGTTTCCCCGGCCTGCTCCTCCCCCTCCGACTCCAGCCCTTGGACTGCCGCCGCTTCCTGCTGCGTGTTCTGGGCCATAAACATGACCTGGAAGATCGGTGGGTGACTAAAGTTGCGGACCGGCTGGAGTTCCTCGACTAGCTTTTCAAACGGCACATCCTGGTGGGCGTAGCCGTCCAGCGCCGTCTGACGCACGCGCGTCAACAGCGTCAGAAAGTCGGGGTTATCGCCGACACGCGTGCGCAGGGCCAGAGTGTTCACGAACATCCCGATCAGTCCTTCGCTCGCCGCATGGGTTCGCCCGGCGATCGGTGTCCCGACCACGATGTCGCCCTGCCCGCTGTACCGCGCCAACAGCACCGTGAACGCCGCCAGCAACGTCATAAACAGCGTTGCTTCGTGTACCTGCGCCAGCTCCCGCAACTGCGCCGTCAGATCCGCCCCCACAGCGAAGCTCAGCGTGCCGCCACGGAAGGACTGGTGGGCCGGCCGCGGAAAATCGCCAGGCAGTTCCAGCAGCGGCGGCGCGCCAGCTAGGTGGGTTTTCCAGTAGGCGATCTGGCGGGCCAGTTCGGCGCCGCGCAGCCAGCTGCGCTGCCACAGCGCATAATCGGCGTACTGCACCGCTAGCGGCGCCAGCACCTCCGCCAACGCGCGCGTTCCCGCCTGCCCCGCCGTGTACAGCTGCGTCAACTCATCCAGCAGCACATCCAGCGACCAGCCGTCGCTGATGCTGTGGTGCAGCGTCAAGATCAGCACGTATTCGGCATGACGCACCTGTATCAAGCCAGCCCGCAGCAGCGGACCCGCCGCCAGGTCGAAGGGTGTTTCGGTCAAGAGGCGCCGCACTTCCGCCAGACGCTCGGTCTGGCTGGCCTCGTTCAACCCGCGCAGATCGTGGTACAGCATCGGCACATGCAGCTCCGGGGCGATGACCTGATAGGGTGTGCCATCGACAGCCTGGAGCGTGGTGCGCAGGCTTTCGTGCCGCGCCACCACGGTGTTCAGGCAGCGCTCTAGCAGCGCCCAGTCCAGCGCGCCACGCACTCGCCGCACCAGTGGGATAAGGTAGGTGGACTGCCCCGGGTCGAGCTGCTCCAAGAACCACAGCCGCTCCTGGGCAAACGAGAGCGGGATGCGCTCGGGCCGCGCCTGCGCTGTCAACGGCGGTACCAGGGCCGTCAGGGTCGTTGGCTGAGTTCGTAGCGCCGCCGCCAGCTCGCCCAGAGTC
Proteins encoded:
- a CDS encoding amino acid adenylation domain-containing protein: MFMAQNTQQEAAAVQGLESEGEEQAGETSKFDLSLALQETGEGLTGSLEYSRDLFSSVTAARIAEHFQTLLAALVATPTRPVLDLPFLTATEQARIIDANLRLAVEPAGAPRLPHRLIADQAERTPEAIAVVAGAASLLYCDIDHQSDQWAQALRRHGVGPETIVAICLERSPAMLVALLAVLKSGGAFALVNPRNPDQLPALIEELAPAVVLRDVTAPQVPATAGRAVLDLSADWAEIASLPAVSLDHMLHPDSAACLVQTDGATGTRRLVVLSHRALGQRLLAAQSAYPLHPTDRVLHSAAIETGDAVWAWLAPLTAGSAVVLDMAGGESAGLSLIETVTAQDVTVARLLPSQLDVLLDAPRFTECTTLRMVLAAGEPLSQTTQDRFFARSAAELYNLYGAAETTLDALAWRCARDADLSDPSAPLGAPLEATQVALLDDQGRVVPVGIAGELYLGGAGVSRGYFGRPALTAERYLPDPFSGIPGARMYRTGDRALYRADGMLEYRGRVEQQVKLRGFRIELGEVEAALSGQAGVQEAAVVIKASPRGDPTLVGYVVARAGESLDSTTVQAGLRARLPGYMVPSQVVVLLGLPRTSSGKLDRRALPEPDFGGGGAAGAALTADGEALAAIWAEVLRVPRAGLDAHSNFFALGGHSLLATRIVARVRQELQIDLPLRRLFESPTLGELAAALRTQPTTLTALVPPLTAQARPERIPLSFAQERLWFLEQLDPGQSTYLIPLVRRVRGALDWALLERCLNTVVARHESLRTTLQAVDGTPYQVIAPELHVPMLYHDLRGLNEASQTERLAEVRRLLTETPFDLAAGPLLRAGLIQVRHAEYVLILTLHHSISDGWSLDVLLDELTQLYTAGQAGTRALAEVLAPLAVQYADYALWQRSWLRGAELARQIAYWKTHLAGAPPLLELPGDFPRPAHQSFRGGTLSFAVGADLTAQLRELAQVHEATLFMTLLAAFTVLLARYSGQGDIVVGTPIAGRTHAASEGLIGMFVNTLALRTRVGDNPDFLTLLTRVRQTALDGYAHQDVPFEKLVEELQPVRNFSHPPIFQVMFMAQNTQQEAAAVQGLESEGEEQAGETSKFDLSLALQETAAGLEGSFEYCTDLFAPATIERMVGHFQALLAALAAEPTRPVLSIPFIAGEERTLLVETWNATRTPAHTPTMVHELIAAQAQRTPAAVAARYGDQTLTYRELIARANQLAHALQERGVGPDVLVGICVERSLDLMVGLLGIVIAGGAYVPLDPSYPAERLAFMLEDARVAALVTQKRLLSGLPADSIPTLCLDTDWSLVAGNQDCPPTSAVTPAHLAYMIYTSGSTGRPKGTMIQHSGLANYLTWAVDAYAMAAGDGAPVYSSVSFDLTITGLFGPLLAGRAVHLLPEDAGAEGLGANLSVAETYSLVKITPAHLEILNHQMPAHQAAGRTRAFVIGGENLRADMVAFWRDHAPQTALINEYGPTETVVGCCVYTVTPDTPAVGVLPIGRPIANTQMYVLDPRLQLVPIGVVGELYIGGAGVGRGYHRRPDLTAERFVPDPFGGQPGARLYKTGDLGRILADGTLECLGRVDHQVKVRGFRIELEEIEAALLRQAGVREAVAAARRQESGDIQLAAYVVAAAPNNQPQIPTLKQSLQELLPAYMVPSHIMLIDELPLTSNGKVDRGALPAPARTLASEAVLLARDALELRLTQVWESILEVRPIGVNQNFFDLGGHSLAAVRLMDRIEKAFNQSLPLSALFQGGTIEQLAVILRQQKAGSGSTLIPIQPGGSQRPLFLVHPIGGNVVCYLQLARALGGDQPVYGLEAIGLHAGRAPQRQIEVMSAHYIEEIRSVQPDGPYLLGGWSFGGVVALEMAQQLTQQGQDVALLTLIDSQPPAADRSRMGYDPALWLLLFAEDTGLISRDAAASLHRVLGELAPDAQLEHLLGYLQSLGALPPDADLERITRLFTVFTSNMEANDAYDGRVYQQPALLFQADDRGRDGLADHADEWRRLAPDLVCHVVPGTHYSLLQAPVIDGIAEQIRAVIGRYDTR